One window of the Prinia subflava isolate CZ2003 ecotype Zambia chromosome 1, Cam_Psub_1.2, whole genome shotgun sequence genome contains the following:
- the AZI2 gene encoding 5-azacytidine-induced protein 2 yields the protein MEELVEDDICILNHEKADTAHKRDSDIPVPSYSGDESVASHFALVTAYEDIKKRLKETEKENSFLKKKVRILEEKVLGSRLEEECSSVGREQVNKAYQAYREACIDRDHLKNRLEKMVKESAESFKHLNEQLQSKEVELLQLRTEVETQQVIKSLNCTQASWELEKLNSDLKVHSLEQDLEKLKEECNSLRKELQNSKQKDQAQEGNPLHGDHLQRQDIQSVQQTYWDLKREMSNLRVVTDKQSEVLRKLQRNPPGAKKAACTAPVQCVDLNISKLNLTAGVVYKNLSQNDKALGNAVSPPLLRDAHVPSERVTLRPWTDERPIPADGKTFQEHHSYGKSSLEDNSWVFPSPPKPNENMFWEMKNNPTLLNCPADYLDQCNQNCLHKS from the exons ATGGAGGAGTTGGTAGAGGATGACATCTGTATTTTGAACCATGAAAAAGCAGACACTGCTCACAAGAGAGACAGCGATATTCCTGTTCCGTCGTACAGTGGAGATGAGTCTGTTGCCTCACACTTTGCACTTGTCACTGCGTATGAAGATATCAAGAAACGACTGAAGGAGACAGAGAAGGAGAACtccttcttgaaaaaaaaagtgagaattttAGAAGAGAAG GTGCTTGGCTCCCGGCTGGAAGAGGAATGCAGCTCCGTCGGGCGGGAACAAGTCAACAAGGCCTACCAAGCCTATCGAGAGGCCTGCATCGACCGCGACCACCTGAAAAACAGACTGGAGAAAATG GTGAAAGAAAGTGCGGAATCCTTCAAACACTTGAATGAACAGTTGCAATCTAAAGAAGTAGAGCTGTTACAACTAAGAACTGAAGTGGAAACTCAGCAAG TGATAAAAAGTCTGAATTGTACTCAGGCTAGCTGGGAATTAGAGAAACTGAACAGTGACCTGAAAGTGCACAGTCTGGAACAGGATCTAGAAAAACTCAAGGAAGAGTGCAACAGTCTCAGGAAGGAGCTGCAAAATTCCAAACAGAAG GACCAGGCTCAAGAGGGAAATCCATTACATGGAGACCACCTTCAAAGGCAAGACATCCAAAg tgtGCAACAAACATACTGGGACCTGAAGAGAGAAATGTCTAATTTGCGTGTGGTGACTGACAAGCAATCTGAGGTCCTACGAAAACTGCAAAGGAACCCACCAGGAGCCAAGAAAG CTGCCTGTACTGCACCAGTGCAATGTGTTGACTTGAACATTTCAAAGCTGAATTTGACAGCTGGGGTAGTCTATAAAAACCTCTCACAAAACGATAAAGCCCTCGGCAACGCTGTGTCTCCCCCTCTGCTGAGAGATGCCCATGTCCCATCGGAAAGGGTGACCCTACGACCTTGGACAGATGAGAGACCAATTCCAGCTGATGGCAAAACCTTTCAGGAACACCATTCTTATGGAAAGAGTTCTCTGGAAGATAACTCCTGGGTATTCCCAAGTCCTCCAAAGCCCAATGAGAATATGTtttgggaaatgaaaaataatccaACTTTGTTAAACTGTCCAGCAGATTACCTGGATCAATGTAATCAAAACTGTCTGCACAAGAGTTAA